Proteins from a genomic interval of Ciona intestinalis chromosome 9, KH, whole genome shotgun sequence:
- the LOC100181536 gene encoding uncharacterized protein LOC100181536 has translation MTMGTTFSRCIYSKPSKPFSTSSLQRDEDLMIIRNHPNRVRRRSSVAPTTPRIVEDKILEELCFGTDTEPDVPADRMKGRDILKLIRKVSTSDALAGIMKDQNTSATDTIKDFQTSSASSMGSSSQSTSSPKTKNRGSLTRADEASLDEIIRSISEM, from the exons ATGACAATGGGCACGACATTTTCCCGATGTATATACTCGAAGCCATCTAAACCGTTCAGCACCTCAAGCTTACAACGTGATGAAGACctaatgataatcagaaacCACCCTAATCGCGTTCGGAGACGATCTTCCGTCGCTCCAACCACCCCTAGGATCGTGGAAGACAAAATCTTAGAAGAGCTCTGCTTTGGTACGGACACCGAGCCCGATGTACCAGCAGACCGCATGAAAGGACGAGATATTTTGAAACTAATCCGAAAAGTCTCAACATCTGACGCTTTAGCTGGAATAATGAAAGACCAAAACACATCAGCAACTGATACCATAAAGGATTTTCAGACATCTTCAGCCTCGTCTATGGGCAGCTCCAGTCAATCGACATCGAGtccaaaaactaaaaatcgCGGCAG CTTGACAAGAGCAGACGAAGCCTCGCTGGATGAGATTATTCGCTCGATCTCCGAGATGTAA
- the LOC100184755 gene encoding connective tissue growth factor has product MLGKDFIPKEEFKTINKINRSTYRITGACVALVLFCVVLSIPEVAARRRGKWKTDCKVRASPWSNCSKSCGMGSSVRVRTRGRCKLRRESRLCQVRPCDPDHFGTRIRGKRQCINQVSSRSRLHLEYIGSKSVKTYKMKYCGICKDSSKCCTPFKTRTKKVWFRRKNGSRFAKKMAFVRKCRCHTNCLESPGVFKINLHNDTYPVTL; this is encoded by the exons ATGTTGGGAAAAGATTTCATTCCGAAAGAAGAGTTCAAGACGATCAACAAGATCAACAGATCAACATATCGCATCACGGGTGCTTGCGTGGCGCTTGTCCTCTTCTGTGTTGTCCTCTCGATCCCGGAGGTTGCGGCTCGGAGGCGAGGGAAGTGGAAGACGGACTGCAAAGTGAGAGCATCGCCGTGGAGTAACTGCAGCAAGTCGTGTGGTATGGGTTCCTCAGTAAGAGTACGGACTCGCGGAAGATGCAAGCTAAGACGGGAGTCGCGCCTCTGCCAAGTTCGTCCTTGCGATCCCGATCACTTTGGCACTCGGATAAGG GGTAAACGGCAATGCATCAACCAAGTCAGTAGTCGTTCACGTTTACATCTGGAGTATATTGGCAGTAAAAGCGTGAAAACGTACAAGATGAAATACTGTGGCATTTGCAAAGACAGCAGCAA ATGTTGTACTCCGTTCAAGACCCGGACAAAGAAGGTCTGGTTTCGGCGAAAGAACGGCAGTCGTTTCGCCAAAAAGATGGCGTTTGTACGAAAGTGTCGGTGCCACACAAACTGTCTCGAATCTCCGGGAGTTTTTAAGATTAATCTGCACAATGACACTTACCCAGTCACACTTTGA